The Posidoniimonas polymericola genome has a segment encoding these proteins:
- the rpmJ gene encoding 50S ribosomal protein L36, whose protein sequence is MKVRASVKRICDKCKVVRRKGVVRVVCDNPRHKQRQG, encoded by the coding sequence ATGAAGGTTCGCGCGAGCGTCAAACGTATCTGCGACAAGTGCAAGGTGGTCCGCCGCAAAGGGGTGGTCCGCGTTGTGTGTGACAACCCGCGCCACAAGCAGCGGCAGG
- the map gene encoding type I methionyl aminopeptidase, with protein MIQLKSDREIAKMRLAGLAVWRAHQIAAEMMQPGATTREIDAALDDYFAKIGATPLFKNYPHHEKGKPAFPAVTCMSRNEVVVHGIPDDVPLAEGDILSIDTGVRLGGWCGDAAVTHAIGEIDPVTQRLLDVTQGALQLAFDLLHTKDRWSQIADEMARYVKDHGFATVEDFVGHGIGRKMHEDPQVPNFVSRSLRGRADFFIEPGLVLAIEPMVNVGTAKVRLLRDAWTQVTKDGKPSAHFEHTIAITKDGPVRLTVAPSADEEALMEDLMAVSSPGLERLIEW; from the coding sequence ATGATCCAGCTCAAAAGCGACCGAGAAATCGCCAAGATGCGGCTGGCGGGCCTGGCGGTCTGGCGGGCGCACCAGATCGCCGCGGAGATGATGCAGCCGGGGGCGACCACCCGCGAGATCGACGCGGCGCTCGACGACTACTTCGCCAAGATCGGCGCGACGCCGCTGTTCAAGAACTACCCGCACCACGAAAAGGGCAAGCCCGCCTTCCCGGCCGTGACCTGCATGTCACGCAACGAGGTCGTGGTGCACGGCATCCCGGACGACGTGCCGCTGGCCGAGGGGGACATCCTCTCGATTGACACCGGCGTGCGGCTCGGTGGTTGGTGCGGCGACGCCGCGGTAACCCACGCGATCGGAGAAATCGACCCCGTAACCCAACGGCTGCTGGACGTCACCCAGGGCGCCCTGCAGCTGGCGTTTGACCTGCTGCACACCAAGGACCGCTGGAGCCAGATCGCCGACGAGATGGCCCGGTACGTCAAGGACCACGGCTTTGCGACCGTCGAGGACTTCGTCGGGCACGGCATCGGCCGCAAGATGCACGAGGACCCCCAGGTCCCCAACTTCGTCAGCCGTTCGCTCCGTGGCCGGGCCGACTTTTTCATCGAGCCGGGCCTGGTGCTGGCGATCGAGCCGATGGTAAACGTCGGCACCGCCAAGGTGCGGCTGCTGCGGGACGCCTGGACGCAGGTCACCAAGGACGGCAAGCCGAGCGCCCACTTCGAACACACGATTGCGATAACCAAGGACGGCCCGGTCCGATTGACCGTGGCCCCCTCAGCGGACGAGGAAGCGTTGATGGAGGACTTGATGGCGGTCTCCAGCCCCGGGCTGGAGCGGCTGATCGAGTGGTAA
- a CDS encoding adenylate kinase, which produces MRIVLIGPPGAGKGTQSLSLAEKLGIKHLSTGDVLREARELGTPLGRQAGGFLDQGQLVPDDVVVQLVAERLNGPDCEQGYLFDGFPRTLPQAEALDKLLQEHGGKPLNLAVEFVIPEEELMNRLWKRGRSDDKEETVRERLRIYADLTKPLAAYYEQRGVLRRIDAVGALEEVFARLWDAVESVRPQTP; this is translated from the coding sequence ATGAGAATCGTCTTGATAGGACCGCCCGGCGCCGGCAAGGGGACCCAGTCCCTCAGCTTGGCAGAGAAGCTGGGGATCAAGCACCTCTCGACCGGCGATGTGCTCCGCGAGGCCCGCGAGCTCGGGACCCCCCTCGGCCGGCAGGCCGGCGGGTTCCTGGACCAGGGACAGCTGGTGCCGGACGATGTCGTGGTGCAGCTGGTGGCCGAGCGGCTGAACGGGCCGGACTGCGAGCAGGGGTACCTGTTTGACGGGTTCCCCCGCACGCTGCCCCAGGCCGAGGCGCTCGACAAGCTCCTGCAGGAGCACGGCGGCAAGCCGCTGAACCTGGCGGTGGAGTTCGTCATCCCTGAGGAAGAACTGATGAACCGGCTGTGGAAACGCGGCCGTTCTGACGACAAGGAAGAAACCGTCCGCGAGCGGCTCCGGATCTACGCCGATCTGACCAAGCCACTCGCGGCGTACTACGAGCAGCGGGGCGTGCTGCGACGCATTGATGCGGTCGGCGCCCTGGAGGAGGTCTTTGCTCGGTTGTGGGACGCGGTAGAGAGCGTCCGTCCGCAAACCCCGTAG